A region of Myxococcales bacterium DNA encodes the following proteins:
- a CDS encoding nuclear transport factor 2 family protein, whose protein sequence is MKSPTAVAQAQLDAYNAQDLDAHCAQFSDDVLVADLNGAVTIDGLAAYRERYAKVFSEFPENHAALVSRIAVGNVVIDHERVTRSPTTPPFEVAAIYTIAEGKIRRVDFVR, encoded by the coding sequence ATGAAGAGCCCAACCGCGGTCGCCCAAGCGCAACTCGACGCCTACAACGCCCAGGATCTGGACGCGCACTGCGCGCAGTTCAGCGACGACGTGTTGGTCGCAGACCTCAACGGCGCCGTGACCATCGACGGCCTCGCCGCCTATCGCGAGCGCTACGCGAAGGTGTTCTCCGAGTTCCCGGAGAATCACGCCGCGCTCGTCAGCCGCATCGCGGTGGGCAACGTGGTCATCGACCACGAGCGAGTCACGCGCAGTCCGACCACGCCGCCGTTCGAGGTCGCGGCGATCTACACCATCGCCGAGGGCAAGATCCGAAGGGTCGACTTCGTTCGCTGA
- a CDS encoding NAD-dependent epimerase/dehydratase family protein: MSRTVLVVGGTGFLGRHLVARLLARGDRVTLFTRGTRSDPFGDRVARLAGDRTTDLARVQGTFDAVVDLVGFEGRDIERAIDVFAGRVGHYLFVSTGQVYLVRESPRLPSREEDYDGPTIARPGGRDGSQWDYGTGKRACEDALVRAHGRLPSTRLRIPIVNGPGDDQQRIARYIRHMLGGAPIRAAFLDRRVRHVDAQEVARTIDVLLGDARVVGEAVNQTQDETPTLRELLEMLGDELGARPTLVEDETATSDVSPFSTRWMSFLDPAKLRGLGIGHAPLATTIARCVGHVVATL, translated from the coding sequence ATGAGCCGCACGGTGCTCGTCGTCGGCGGGACCGGATTCCTCGGTCGCCACCTCGTCGCGAGGCTGCTCGCGCGCGGCGATCGCGTCACGCTCTTCACGCGCGGCACACGGAGCGATCCGTTCGGCGATCGCGTCGCCCGGCTCGCGGGAGATCGCACCACCGACCTCGCCCGCGTGCAGGGTACGTTCGACGCCGTCGTCGACCTTGTCGGCTTCGAGGGGCGCGACATCGAGCGGGCGATCGACGTCTTCGCCGGCCGCGTGGGCCATTACCTCTTCGTGAGCACCGGCCAGGTCTACCTCGTTCGCGAGAGCCCTCGACTCCCCTCGCGCGAGGAGGACTACGACGGCCCCACCATCGCGCGGCCCGGGGGGCGCGACGGGTCTCAGTGGGACTACGGTACCGGCAAGCGCGCGTGCGAGGACGCGCTCGTCCGCGCGCACGGGCGGCTCCCGTCGACCCGCCTGCGAATCCCGATCGTGAACGGCCCGGGCGACGACCAGCAGCGCATCGCTCGCTACATCAGACATATGCTCGGCGGCGCGCCGATCCGCGCGGCTTTCCTCGATCGCCGCGTGCGGCACGTGGACGCGCAGGAGGTCGCCCGCACGATCGACGTCCTGCTCGGCGACGCTCGAGTCGTCGGCGAGGCGGTCAATCAGACCCAAGATGAGACGCCGACGCTCCGCGAGCTGCTCGAGATGCTGGGCGACGAGCTCGGGGCGCGCCCCACGCTCGTCGAAGACGAGACGGCGACGAGCGACGTCTCGCCCTTCAGCACGCGCTGGATGTCGTTCCTCGACCCCGCGAAGCTCCGCGGCCTCGGGATAGGGCACGCTCCCCTCGCGACCACCATCGCGCGCTGCGTAGGGCACGTCGTCGCGACTCTATGA
- a CDS encoding DUF1801 domain-containing protein: MAGTAADIDAYISQASPVARSALEEIRRGVKEAVPSAIETFSYGMPALRLTRTFFYFGAFKKHVGIYPPVRDDAALIEATSGYRNAKGNLTFPLDRPIPYALIVRVAVALSREYAK, from the coding sequence ATGGCTGGGACCGCTGCCGACATCGACGCGTACATCTCGCAGGCTTCGCCCGTGGCGAGGTCTGCCCTCGAGGAGATCCGGAGGGGCGTCAAGGAGGCGGTGCCCTCGGCGATCGAGACCTTCAGCTACGGGATGCCGGCGCTGAGGCTCACTCGAACATTTTTCTACTTCGGGGCCTTCAAGAAGCACGTTGGCATTTACCCGCCCGTTCGCGACGACGCCGCGCTCATCGAGGCGACGTCGGGCTACCGCAACGCCAAGGGCAATCTCACGTTCCCGCTCGATCGCCCGATCCCGTACGCGTTGATCGTGCGCGTCGCCGTCGCGCTCTCACGCGAGTACGCGAAGTGA
- the mfd gene encoding transcription-repair coupling factor: MARVAALARLGRGAYRVVCLTAAALVRRVVPLAIVRGHTSRVVAEEEVSRDALLRTLAEGGYLRVPLVEDRGTFAVRGALLDVWPPEDSEPSRVELYDELVVSIKRFDPFEQRTHKDSAERELLLPPVRETLLTRENAARARARVAELGDTLEVPTLRARALADDVASGRAFFGSDGFLPAYYAELSSPCELFPPDATVVLDDPEVIARAVRDELDRAAREAAARAGAVHFPPEAFYIAEAEVAATLAGLRVVPVTRAAVAGGAEQGLAAYARAEASATAVALGALDHGDLSAAMQRARASKGRIPSLEPLVRRVAHLRESGFRVLVTARTATQAERLAGLLGHQGVTCTIHLVSADVLTPSAASVDVELVPGALSAGLVLPADALALITEEEIFGERAHRKVARPRDTKTAFLEDLRSLAVGDLVVHVEHGIGRYVGLIHKSVGAHVVDLLVVEYAGADKLYLPVYRLNQVQKFSGSEVESAKLDRLGGTTFAKTKSRVRREVRQMADELLRLYAERKAQEGHALPPVDDEYRAFEATFPFEETADQARAIDDVNRDLEAPRPMDRLVCGDVGFGKTEVAIRAAFRVAMAGRQVCVLCPTTVLAQQHFRTFEARLQGYPITVRCLSRFQSKKEQDETLALVKEGKVDVLVGTHRLLSKDVHFKTLSLLVVDEEQRFGVTHKERIKQLKSSVDVLTLTATPIPRTLQMAVGGLRDLSLITTAPSDRRSVRTILTRFDAEVLREAVTRELSRGGQVFYVYNRVEGLYERAQRLHELVPTARIAVAHGQMTQSKRRTGSGSLDTETNLERTMLDFVEGHYDVLCATAIVESGLDIPRANTILIDRADLFGLSQLYQLRGRVGRSRERAYCYLIVPPQDAMTDEARARVEALERYSELGSGFKVASLDLELRGGGDLLGGEQSGTVASVGFELFCEMLEDAVHELRGEPVVHEVDPELSVDVEALIPESYVAEVGVRLSLYKRLASALDEAHVDELAQEMEDRFGAPPSETRRLVRLMALKTELRRLRVLGCEASSRQVTLHLREDTTLDPRKVTELVREKKSPYRLTPDMRLSRRFEGERGGLENLEAMLAELAKTARAPG, encoded by the coding sequence ATGGCCCGCGTGGCCGCGCTCGCGCGGCTCGGCCGAGGTGCGTACCGCGTGGTGTGCCTCACCGCCGCCGCCCTCGTGCGGCGCGTGGTGCCGCTCGCGATCGTGCGTGGCCACACGTCCCGGGTGGTCGCAGAGGAGGAGGTCTCGCGCGACGCCCTCCTCAGAACCCTCGCCGAAGGGGGATACCTGCGCGTGCCGCTCGTCGAAGACCGCGGCACCTTCGCCGTGCGCGGCGCGCTGCTCGACGTGTGGCCACCGGAGGACTCCGAGCCTTCGCGCGTCGAGCTCTACGACGAGCTCGTCGTGAGCATCAAGCGCTTCGACCCGTTCGAGCAGCGCACGCACAAGGACAGCGCCGAGAGGGAGCTCCTGCTGCCGCCCGTGCGCGAGACGCTCCTCACCCGTGAGAACGCGGCGCGCGCGCGGGCGCGCGTGGCCGAGCTCGGCGACACCTTGGAGGTGCCCACGCTCCGCGCGCGCGCCCTCGCCGACGACGTGGCGAGCGGCCGCGCGTTCTTCGGCTCCGACGGCTTCCTGCCGGCGTACTACGCCGAGCTGTCCTCTCCCTGCGAGCTGTTCCCGCCCGACGCCACAGTGGTACTCGACGATCCCGAGGTCATCGCGCGCGCCGTGCGCGACGAGCTCGACCGCGCGGCGCGTGAGGCCGCGGCCCGCGCGGGAGCGGTCCACTTCCCGCCCGAGGCGTTCTACATCGCGGAGGCCGAGGTCGCCGCGACGCTCGCGGGCCTGCGGGTGGTCCCCGTGACACGCGCCGCCGTCGCCGGCGGCGCCGAGCAGGGCCTCGCCGCCTACGCCCGCGCCGAGGCGAGCGCGACCGCGGTGGCGCTCGGCGCGCTCGACCACGGCGATCTGTCGGCCGCGATGCAGCGCGCGCGCGCCTCCAAGGGCCGCATCCCGAGCCTCGAGCCCCTGGTGCGCCGCGTGGCCCACCTGCGCGAGTCGGGCTTCCGCGTGCTCGTCACGGCCCGCACGGCCACCCAGGCCGAGCGCCTCGCAGGTCTCCTCGGGCACCAAGGGGTCACGTGCACCATACACCTGGTTTCCGCCGACGTTCTCACGCCGAGCGCGGCCTCGGTCGACGTCGAGCTCGTGCCAGGCGCCCTGTCCGCGGGCCTCGTGCTCCCCGCCGACGCCCTCGCGCTCATCACCGAGGAAGAGATCTTCGGCGAGCGCGCCCACCGAAAGGTGGCGAGGCCGAGAGACACGAAGACGGCGTTCCTGGAGGACCTGCGCTCGCTCGCGGTCGGCGACCTCGTCGTCCACGTAGAGCACGGCATTGGCCGCTACGTAGGCCTCATCCACAAGAGCGTGGGCGCGCACGTCGTCGATCTCCTGGTCGTCGAGTACGCGGGCGCCGACAAGCTCTATCTGCCGGTTTACCGGCTGAACCAGGTCCAGAAGTTCTCCGGCTCGGAGGTGGAGTCCGCCAAGCTCGATAGACTCGGCGGCACCACCTTCGCGAAGACCAAGTCCCGCGTTCGCCGCGAGGTGCGGCAGATGGCGGACGAGCTGCTGCGGCTCTACGCGGAGCGAAAGGCCCAGGAGGGCCACGCGCTGCCCCCCGTCGACGACGAGTACCGCGCGTTCGAGGCCACCTTCCCCTTCGAGGAGACCGCCGACCAGGCCCGCGCCATCGACGACGTGAACCGCGACCTCGAGGCGCCGCGCCCCATGGACCGGCTCGTGTGCGGCGACGTGGGCTTCGGCAAGACCGAGGTGGCCATTCGCGCGGCCTTCCGCGTGGCCATGGCGGGGCGCCAGGTGTGCGTGCTGTGCCCCACCACGGTGCTCGCGCAGCAGCACTTCCGCACCTTCGAGGCGCGCCTCCAGGGATACCCCATCACGGTGCGGTGCCTCTCGCGTTTTCAGTCGAAGAAGGAGCAAGACGAGACCCTCGCGCTTGTGAAAGAGGGCAAAGTCGACGTCCTCGTGGGCACACATCGACTCCTGTCGAAGGACGTCCACTTCAAGACGCTCTCGCTCCTCGTGGTGGACGAGGAGCAGCGCTTCGGGGTCACCCACAAGGAGCGCATCAAGCAGCTAAAGTCCTCGGTCGACGTGCTCACCCTCACGGCCACGCCCATCCCACGCACCCTGCAGATGGCCGTCGGTGGGCTCCGCGATCTGTCGCTCATCACCACCGCCCCGAGCGACCGTCGGAGCGTGCGCACCATCCTCACGCGGTTCGACGCCGAGGTGCTCCGCGAGGCGGTCACGAGGGAGCTGTCGCGGGGCGGCCAGGTCTTCTACGTCTACAACCGGGTCGAGGGGCTGTACGAGCGCGCGCAGCGCCTCCACGAGCTCGTGCCCACGGCCCGCATCGCGGTCGCCCACGGGCAGATGACGCAGTCGAAGCGGCGAACGGGCAGCGGCTCGCTCGACACGGAGACGAACCTCGAGCGCACGATGCTCGACTTCGTCGAGGGCCACTACGACGTGTTGTGCGCCACCGCGATCGTCGAGAGCGGCCTCGACATCCCCCGGGCCAACACCATCCTCATCGACCGCGCCGATCTGTTCGGCCTGTCGCAGCTCTACCAGCTGCGGGGGCGCGTGGGCCGCTCGCGCGAGCGCGCCTACTGCTACCTCATCGTGCCGCCGCAGGACGCGATGACCGACGAGGCGCGCGCGCGGGTCGAGGCGCTCGAGCGCTACTCCGAGCTCGGTTCGGGCTTCAAGGTGGCGTCGCTCGATCTCGAGTTGCGTGGCGGTGGCGATCTCTTGGGGGGCGAGCAGTCGGGCACGGTCGCGAGCGTGGGGTTCGAGCTCTTCTGCGAGATGCTCGAGGACGCCGTGCACGAGCTCCGCGGCGAGCCTGTGGTGCACGAGGTCGACCCCGAGCTGTCGGTCGACGTCGAGGCGCTCATCCCCGAGAGCTACGTGGCAGAGGTGGGCGTGCGCCTCTCGCTCTACAAGCGGCTCGCGAGCGCGCTCGACGAAGCCCACGTCGACGAGCTCGCCCAGGAGATGGAGGACCGCTTCGGCGCGCCCCCGTCCGAGACCCGCCGCCTGGTGCGGCTCATGGCGCTCAAGACCGAGCTCCGCCGCCTCCGCGTGCTCGGGTGCGAGGCGAGTAGCCGGCAGGTGACGCTGCACCTGCGCGAGGACACCACGCTCGATCCGCGCAAGGTCACCGAGCTCGTGCGTGAGAAGAAGAGCCCCTATCGACTGACTCCGGACATGCGCCTCAGCCGGCGGTTCGAGGGGGAGCGCGGCGGCCTCGAGAACCTCGAGGCGATGCTCGCCGAGCTCGCGAAGACGGCGCGCGCGCCCGGTTAG